Part of the Capsicum annuum cultivar UCD-10X-F1 chromosome 12, UCD10Xv1.1, whole genome shotgun sequence genome is shown below.
tattctACGTAACCTCACCTTACATTTTTGCAAGAAgttgtttccacggcttgaacgcatgacaacaactttaccagttactccaaggcttccCTTCAACTCCAAAGTACTAAGCTTCATCTATATAATCCTTTAGCCTTTAGACCTTAACATCAACTCCAAAATTTGCCTTTTATTAGAGTCGGAGAGTAAAAGGCCTTCAAAATGGACCAAAAAAGTTTAAGTATGAGAAGGAGCATAAGGGTGAATAGCAATTCTATTTGGAGAAATAGTAATGATGTATTTAATCGTTCATCGagagatgaagatgatgaagaggcaCTTAAATGGGCTGCACTCGAAAAGCTCCCAACTTTTGATCGTTTAAGAAAAGGGATTTTGCTTGGTCCACAAGGTGTAGCTAATGAAGTTGATATACATGATCTTGGGAAGCAACAGTCTAAGGATTTGATTGATAGGCTTGTCAAAGTTGCTGATGAAGATAACGAGAAGTTCTTGTTGAAACTTAGAGATAGAGTTGACAGGTACGTGAAAGATCGATATTGAATCTCTTGTCTATATTTGGCTACCTTTGGCGAGTTCTGTGTCTTCAACTCAACTCATTGTCTTTTACTTATGAAAATATGAgatgttatactgttatttgaTTGTCTATGACTAGTTGTTTGCCCACTTGATTTAAGTGGTTCGACATTTTCTTTTACAGAGCTGGGATGGTTTTGCCATCAGTAGAAGTAAGATATGAGCATCTAAATATCGAAGCAGATGCATATGTCGGAAGTAGAGCTTTGCCTACATTTACAAACTTTATTACTAATTTTCTTGAGGTAAACATCTAAAAGAAAATCTTCGATTTCAAGTCTCAAGTGTTTCTTTTAACAAAAGGTGCTTATAACTAACTTTGTTTTTGCTTTTGGTTTTATAGACAATTTTGAACTCTCTCCATATTCTACCGAATCGAAAGAGAAAACTCACAATTCTTAATGATGTGAATGGTATCATTAAGCCATGCCGAATGACTTTGCTTTTAGGACCTCCAAGTTCTGGCAAAACGACTCTATTATTAGCTTTGGCCGGAAAGCTTGATGGTAAGACATGATTTAAGTAATATATACTGAGAGTGCGAAGTTCAGTTATAATTTTTATCGGTCTATGTTGCATCCATACACACACGTAAGTGCATGCTGACGTACAAGTAATAGGATTTTAAAGTCTCTTTTTTGGGGGGATTTTTACATAAAGATATCATACCGACAGAGATTTGAAAGATTATTGCCCATGTCAAATTTATTTTCTGCTATTCTAGAAACATTTTTAAGTGAAGTAATAATTCTAATTTTCTAGTTTTCTTGGTTGCCTTTTTGTGGAAATCAGGTTTCTGGGAAAGTAACCTATAACGGACATGAAATAAATGAATTTGTGCCACAGAGAACAGCTGCTTATATTAGCCAGTATGATTTACACATTGGAGAAATGACTGTGAGAGAAACCTTGGAATTCTCTGCTAAATGCCAGGGCACCGGCTCTCTTTATGGTTAGCATTTCTTTCCTTCCTTTTCTTATTTAAATCTTTAATACATTTCCAACTTCTTGTGAATAAAAGAGAACTTTGTGTTGAAATTTAACTAACGTAGATGATATGTCGATTGATGTTTTGGAAATGTTTTGCAGATATGTTGGTTGAACTGTCAGGAAGAGAGAAAGCAGCTAAAATCAAGCCAGATCCTGATATTGATATCTTCATGAAGGTAAGACTAGCACGTAATGGTGGAAAGTAGAAACAATACCAAAAGTCGTATGAAATTTGTTAGTAATTGATTTGCGACAACGTAGGCAGCAGCAGCGAAGGGACAAGAAGCCAGTTTTGTTACAGATTATGTTCTTAAGGTAACCAAAAATATGCCCGATGATTTCTCTATTCGACATTGAGAAGGCAGAAGAAATTAATTACTAAGTGATTTCTGTATTCCGTCTGCAGCTTTTGGGACTGGATATTTGTGCAGATACTATGGTGGGAGATGAAATGATAAGGGGTATTTCAGGTGGACAAAAGAAGCGTGTGACAATGGGTGAAATGCTCGTTGGACCGTCGAAGGCActtttcatggatgaaatctCAACTGGATTGGATAGTTCCACTACTTACTCAATAGTGAACTCTCTAAGACAATCAGTGCAAATCTTGAATGGAACTGCTGTGATATCTCTCTTGCAGCCAGCACCTGAGACCTACAACTTGTTTGACGACATTATTCTATTATCAGATGGGAAAATTGTCTATCAGGGACCTCGAGAGGATGTCCTTGGCTTCTTTGAGTCCATGGGTTTCGAATGTCCCAATAGAAAGGGCGTGGCCGACTTCTTGCAAGAAGTATGTCTTAATAGAAACTACAAAACTAGGTTGACAAAGCATTAATCTATTTTCCCTTCTGATGGTGAAAATTTAAACTTGTTGCAGGTGACTTCTAAGAAAGATCAACAGCAATATTGGGTGAGGAGTGATGAAATTTACCGGTATATCATGTCAGAAGAATTTGCTGATGCATATCAATCATCCCATGTTGGAAGGAAACTCAGAGATGAGCTTGCGGCATCATATGACAAGAGTAGAAGCCATCCTGCTGCTTTGTCAACCCAAAAGTACGGTATAGGAAAAAAACAGCTCTTAAAGGTCTGCACTGAACGAGAACTCTTGCTGATGAAGAGAAACTCATTTGATTACAAATTCAAGTTCACTCAGGTGAAGACTTAGCCTATAAAAATGTTAAATTTTCAAGTCTCCGTCTCATCATATTTGCTTGCAAGTACTAATGCTCGTGGTTTTGATCTATTTACAGCTTTTAATTATGGCACTCATAACAATGACCCTTTTTTTCCGAACTGAAATGCCCCGTTATTCTATTGAAGATGGAGGAAAATATGCTGGTGCCCTCTTTTTTATTGTCACTATGATTATGTTTAATGGACTGTCTGAAATCGCCATGACAATTTACAAACTTCCTATCTTCTACAAGCAAAGGGACCTTCTCTTTTACCCTTCATGGGCTTATGCAACGCCCTCATGGATATTCAAAATCCCTATAACATTTGTTGAAGTTGGCCTTTGGGTGTTTGTCACTTACTATGTCATCGGATTTGATCCGAGCCCTGTAAGGTAAGGGGAAAAAAAAATCAGGTTACCTTCAACAGTTTCCATTTTCTCCTGAATATTAACAAGAACCTATTTTTTCAGATTGTTCAAACATTTCTTGCTACTCATACTAGTAAATATGATGGTGTCGGGATTGTTCCGCTTCATTGGTGCTGCTGGAAGGACCATGGGAGTTGCTAATACATTTGGATTGTTTGTTCTGCTTTTACAATTTGTATTGGGTGGGTTCGTTCTTTCACGAGGtatatttgttgatttatgtGTTTGTAGAAGCTTATATCTTGCTTATACCGACTATTTTCAACAGTCTATTGCTAACGTTGTAGATGATGTGAAGAAATGGTGGGTATGGGGTTACTGGTCTTCACCGATGATGTATTCTATGAATTCAATTCTTGTGAATGAATTTGATGGGAAAAAGTGGAAACAGATTGCTCCAAATGGAACTGATTCATTTGGAGCTGTAGTTGTAAGATCTCGAGGGTTCTTCCCAAATGCATACTGGTATTGGATAGGTATCGGTGCACTTATTGGATTCACAATCGTCTTTAACATTTGCTAGTCTTGCACTTGCTTACCTCAAACGTGAGTATCCTTAGAGTTTATCCATTTATTTTTACCTAAAAGGTGAAAGGATTGAATGTTTAGTTGAATATATCTTGCAGCATTTGGTAAGCCGCAAGCTATAATATCAGAAGGCAGCGATGATGCCAAAACAACGAGCATTGAGAAAGAAGTGTCCAATAGTGAAGACCGGAATAAGAAAAAGGGAATGGTTCTTCCCTTTGAATCGCATTCCATCACCTTCGATAAAGTTGTATACTCTGTTGACATGCCTCAGGTAACAAGCTGGGAATTGTTTATAAGAAATTAGTGATGCTAAATATGTTACTGAACATCCCAATCATACTTGCAGGAAATGAAATATCAAGGTGCCACTGAAGATAGATTGGTACTTCTGAAAGGTGTAAGCGGAGCTTTCAGGCCCGGTGTTTTGACAGCTTTGATGGGAGTTAGTGACGCTGGGAAAACAACATTGATGGATGTACTGGCTGGACGAAAAACAGGAGGATACATTGAGGGTAGTATCAAGATCTCTGGCTATCCTAAGAAGCAAGAAACATTTGCACGTATATCCGGATACTGTGAGCAGAATGATATCCATTCACCTTATGTTACAGTTTATGAGTCATTAGCGTACTCAGCTTGGCTCCGTTTATCTCATGAAGTTGATGAAAAGACCAGAAAGGTTGGGTCCTCTAAAAACTTTTCTTCCATAGCATGAATCTCTCGCCAAAAAATTACCGACATTTCCAATATTATTATCCTTGTGTAGATGTTTGTCGAGGAAGTAATGAAACTCGTGGAGCTTACACCATTAAGATCAGCCTTAGTTGGTTTGCCAGGAGTCAGCGGTCTCTCAACCGAGCAACGCAAAAGGTTGACTATTGCAGTAGAACTAGTGGCAAACCCCTCAATCATTTTCATGGATGAACCAACTTCGGGGCTGGATGCGAGAGCTGCTGCAATCGTGATGAGAACTGTTAGGAACACTGTTGACACGGGAAGAACTATTGTCTGTACCATCCATCAGCCTAGTATCGACATTTTTGAAGCTTTTGATGAGGTGAATTTGATAAatctctattttttctcttttgacaTCAAATACTAATATAAAGACCACTCTTTTTGCAGCTATTTCTAATGAAACGAGGAGGAAAAGAGATATATGTTGGTCCATTAGGTCGCCATTCTTGCCATCTGATCAATTACTTTGAGGTAAGTAGTCCAAGTGGATAAGTGAGCTTCCCTTTTTCAAGTCGATACTATCAAATACCAAACTAACTCTTCTCGTATCCAGTCAATTCGTGGgttaaataaaatacaagatggCTACAACCCAGCAACTTGGATGTTAGAAGTCACAACCCCGGCTCAGGAAATGACGTTGGGagttgattttactgatttataCAAGAAATCAGACCTTTACAGGAGGAACAAAGCATTGATTAGTGAACTTAGCGTGCCTCGTCCTGGGACAAAAGACCTAAATTTCGACAATCAATACTCACAACCATTTTGGACCCAATGTATGGCTTGTCTTTGGAAGCAACATGGGTCTTATTGGCGTAATCCTGCTTATACTGCAGTCAGATTTATCTTTACAATCATCATCGCCTTGGCCATCGGGACAATGTTCTTGGATCTTGGTACCAAAGTGTAAGTCCAAATATATGAGACAAAACAAGTAGTCATATAATCTGGATTATACTTCTAGTACTTAATACTAGaagctttatttatttttgtgttataGGGATAAAAGTCTAGATCTATTCAACGCTATGGGGTCAATGTATGCTCCTGTTTTCTTCATTGGTTTTCAAAATACAGCATCAGTGATGCCTGTTGTAGCCGTTGAACGTACAGTATTTTACAGAGAAAGAGCTGCTGGAATGTATTCTGCCATCCCTTTTGCCTTTGGACAAGTAAGCAGACGATATAACTTCTTATAAGACAATTTCCAGTTTAAAATGcctaacaaaaaaatatttctaatttgCAGGCTTTCATTGAACTCCCGTATGTCTTTGCGCAAGCTGTTACCTATGGTGTTATCGTCTATGCTATGATTGGATTTGAATGGACAGTGACCAAGTTCTTTTGGAACTTGTTCTTCATATATTTCACTCTCTTGTACTTCACCTTCTACGGTATGATGACCATTGCTGTTACCCCAAATCAAAATGTCGCGCAAATTGTCTCTACCTTCTGCTCTTCAATGTGGAATCTTTTCTCAGGATTCATTGTTCCACGACCTGTAAGTACTTGAAACActtccattttgttcacatttagaGCTCCAAAAATGATGACATGTTTTCGTTGTTTTCAAAAAACAGCGTATGCCCATATGGTGGAGGTGGTACTATTGGGCTTCTCCTGTTTCCTGGACATTGTATGGTTTACTCGCATCGCAATTTGGAGACCTCCAAAACAAAATTAGTGATACCGATGAAACTGTGGAACAATTCTTGAGACGTTACTTCGGGTTCAAGCATGATTTTCTTGGAGTAGTTGCAGTTATGACTCTTGCGTATGCCGTTGTTTTTGCCTTCATATTTGCTTTTGCTATTAAAGTATTTAACTTCCAGAAAAGATAGAAGACAAGAATGTTTACCTGCAGAAGATCTATATGACTAGAACTGAAATAGAAATGGAGAATTAAACTATTGTATACCACTTTGAGAATTGTATGTTTTCTACGACAACATATATATTACACAAGGAGTACCATATTAGGCAACTGAATTATCTCGTGACTTTATATACGTGCAAAATTATCACGACCCGAGCTggggccctggccgcgacgggcatccgaACCATTAAGGCTTACATATACCCCGCCTTACGACCCGAGTCGGGGCCCTGACGGCGATAggcatcccgaaccatcaagGCTTAGATACACCTCCCCTTATCGACTCAGCATCCGCCTTACATACATCCCCCTTATGGATTCAACATCCTCGCTtaggtttgccccaccgaatgggatttgcctacactcaggatTGAAGTTTTTCCCatcgaatgggatttgcctagacTCCCGAGCCGGGGCCCTGGCCACGACAGGCATCCCGAACCATCAGTTGGGAAAGATAGGGGCACTATGaaagagcccgacagggtagcagcaGAAGAATACCCAAGTTTAAACTTTCCCTTCCAATTTGAACTAAGAGGAGACAAGCAAACCAAGAATAACAAAGTAATATGGCAGCAAAAGAATTACCACACAAATACGATAGGgtaagaataaaggcaatcacacaagacaccaaatttacgtggaaaatcctttgatgtgaagagtaaaaaaccacgggaccaaacctccactataatcaccaaatagttacaatattgttctccaaaatggccacaaaacaaATGCCAAACAataagaaacaatacataaaccacagtagcaaacactagagaaataaaagagtgaaaacaCAAAAAACACAGCTACTAttcgggaatgaagaacaggagctacaggccaccaaatccaCCTCcatcagttcctaatcaaagattgagatgagaggaacaagctgTCCAAAATTCAGCTCAATTAACAAGAAAGGAAGCGGGAATCGCAATTTAAAGTTGCCAGTTGTGGCTGAAATTTGGGGTGCGaaaatctgcactatttttctctctttggctgctgaaaactctcttttgtaatggtgaataagacctaaaaagatcaatatatatgacctatagtaatgggcctatggaaaaaagtgggttggtccaaattgggcttcatttatccacataggaaggaaaaaaagatccaataacccaacaattctccccctcccaACTTTGGGGAGGAGACCATCATCCCGGCGATCATgaaacaatcttcaaacttccctcttggcaaagatttagtcatcatgtcggaaccattatcatccgtatgaatcttctcaagttcaatcaacttagaatccaacatatcccgaatccaatggtatctcacatcaatgtgtttagaccgaccatggaatgtagaattcttgccaagatgtatggcactttgactgtcgcaatgaagcacatacctctcttgagcacaaccaagttcccccaagaatctcttcatccaaaaaAATTCTTTACAATCTTCAACGACAACAATAAGCTCAACTTCTGTAGTAGATAaagcaacacatttttgcaacctagattgccaagacacagctccccttgcaaaaataaccaaataccctgaagtaaacttgcgagtatcaacatcaccggccatatctgaatcagtataaccacaaataagcttccctgtaccaaaacacaaactcagactagaagtgccacaaagatatctcataatccacttcacagcaTTCCAATGTTCTTTTCCCGGATTAGAAAGAAAACGACTAACAATACCAACAGCATGAGTAATATTCGGTCTTGTGCAAatcattgcatacatcaaactaccaacagatgaagcataaggaactttcttgATATCTTacttctcatcatcactggaaggatATTGCTTCATGCTcaacttgaagtgcatagctaaaggtgtactgacaaaCTTAGCCTTGTCCATATTAAACCTTcaaagtactttctgaatgtacttctcttgtgataaccacaacttcttggctTTTCTATCATGGACAATCTGCATGCCAACAATCTGCTTTcctggtcctaagtctttcatagaaaaagacttactcaactcttgcttcaacttttgaatcttgcaagcattatgaccaacaacaagcatgtcatcaacataaagcaacataACAATAAAGTCACCATCGGAGAATTTTTGgacaaaaacacaatggtctgaagtagtcttcttgaagcccttCTAACTCATAAAAGAACcaaacttcttgtaccactgCCTAGGAACTTGTTTTAAACTATACAAGCTCTTattcaatttgcaaacataattatcttttttctcttgacttcaaaaccttcgagttgctccatataaatttcttcatctaagtcaccatggagaaaagcagttttaacatctatttgctcaacctctaaatctagacttgcagctaagcctagaaccacacgaatggatgacatcttcacaactggagagaatatctcatcaaaatcaactccctttttctggttaaatcccttcacaaccaatctagcctTGTACCGTGGAACTGGgttaccatcttcatgcttcaccTGAAAAAtccacctatttttcaaagcttttttgtctttaggcatcttaaccaaatcaaaggtatgattatcatgcaaggatttaatttcatcttccatagcatcaaactACTTTTCTTTTTCTCCACTTTCCATGGCCTTATCAAAACTCCCAGGTTCTCCCccgtcagtcaagagtacatactcattgGGAGAATAACGAGATGAAGGTACTCTCTCTCTAGTAGATCATCTGAGAGAACTCTATGGAACATCAACAATTGGTTGCTGATCAAtcatatcaacttgcactggagcatcaacaacatcatgctggtcattctgaacatgatcatcatcttcattatcaacttgatttccatcatcatgaagattttcttcggGAGTAGTAGTCAAAGGAATTGGATCAACATCAACTGGactctcactactctgagaatcaaccttctcagctttgtcaaaatcttcaattgtttggccttcaaagaacacaacatcacgacttctaacaagtttcttctcaactggatcatagaaacgatagtcaaattcatcttgaccataaccaatgaagatacactgccTAGTTTTAACAttcaactttgacctttcatccttaggaatATGCACAAAATCTTTACACCTAAAGACTCTAAGataatcataagaaacattcttaccagaACAAACTCTATCAGGGACATCACCACCCAAAGAAGCAGTatgagataaattgataacataagcagCAATATTAAATGCTTCTACCCAAAAAGAATCTggcagcttagcatctgaaagcatacatataaccctctcaactagagtTTTGTTTATCCTCTCTGCTAAACCATTCAACTGAGGAGTTTTCTGATGCCGAATACCCTGCTCTCtgtaatatctatcaaaaggaccaatatactcaccactATTATCTGAATTGATGCATTTTAATTTCTTCCTTGTCTTTCTCTTAACCAAGGCCTAAAAAtctttgaacacatcaagtacttggtccttggactttaaaggaaatacctagagtttgcgagaatgatcattaataaaagtcataaagtaaagtgcaccaccatgagatcttaatttaaaaggaccacacaaatcagaatgcaccaactctagcaaatcaagctttcttgaaggcggatgactctgaaaagaaactcttttctggTTACCGGCCAAGCAATgtacacacttcttcaactttgcttgtttcactcc
Proteins encoded:
- the LOC107848773 gene encoding LOW QUALITY PROTEIN: pleiotropic drug resistance protein 1-like (The sequence of the model RefSeq protein was modified relative to this genomic sequence to represent the inferred CDS: inserted 2 bases in 1 codon; substituted 2 bases at 2 genomic stop codons), whose product is MDQKSLSMRRSIRVNSNSIWRNSNDVFNRSSRDEDDEEALKWAALEKLPTFDRLRKGILLGPQGVANEVDIHDLGKQQSKDLIDRLVKVADEDNEKFLLKLRDRVDRAGMVLPSVEVRYEHLNIEADAYVGSRALPTFTNFITNFLETILNSLHILPNRKRKLTILNDVNGIIKPCRMTLLLGPPSSGKTTLLLALAGKLDGKTXFKXYILRVSGKVTYNGHEINEFVPQRTAAYISQYDLHIGEMTVRETLEFSAKCQGTGSLYDMLVELSGREKAAKIKPDPDIDIFMKAAAAKGQEASFVTDYVLKLLGLDICADTMVGDEMIRGISGGQKKRVTMGEMLVGPSKALFMDEISTGLDSSTTYSIVNSLRQSVQILNGTAVISLLQPAPETYNLFDDIILLSDGKIVYQGPREDVLGFFESMGFECPNRKGVADFLQEVTSKKDQQQYWVRSDEIYRYIMSEEFADAYQSSHVGRKLRDELAASYDKSRSHPAALSTQKYGIGKKQLLKVCTERELLLMKRNSFDYKFKFTQLLIMALITMTLFFRTEMPRYSIEDGGKYAGALFFIVTMIMFNGLSEIAMTIYKLPIFYKQRDLLFYPSWAYATPSWIFKIPITFVEVGLWVFVTYYVIGFDPSPVRLFKHFLLLILVNMMVSGLFRFIGAAGRTMGVANTFGLFVLLLQFVLGGFVLSRGIFVDLCVCRSLYLAYTDYFQQSIANVVDDVKKWWVWGYWSSPMMYSMNSILVNEFDGKKWKQIAPNGTDSFGAVVVRSRGFFPNAYWYWIGIGALIGFTIVFNICXSLALAYLKPFGKPQAIISEGSDDAKTTSIEKEVSNSEDRNKKKGMVLPFESHSITFDKVVYSVDMPQEMKYQGATEDRLVLLKGVSGAFRPGVLTALMGVSDAGKTTLMDVLAGRKTGGYIEGSIKISGYPKKQETFARISGYCEQNDIHSPYVTVYESLAYSAWLRLSHEVDEKTRKMFVEEVMKLVELTPLRSALVGLPGVSGLSTEQRKRLTIAVELVANPSIIFMDEPTSGLDARAAAIVMRTVRNTVDTGRTIVCTIHQPSIDIFEAFDELFLMKRGGKEIYVGPLGRHSCHLINYFESIRGLNKIQDGYNPATWMLEVTTPAQEMTLGVDFTDLYKKSDLYRRNKALISELSVPRPGTKDLNFDNQYSQPFWTQCMACLWKQHGSYWRNPAYTAVRFIFTIIIALAIGTMFLDLGTKVDKSLDLFNAMGSMYAPVFFIGFQNTASVMPVVAVERTVFYRERAAGMYSAIPFAFGQAFIELPYVFAQAVTYGVIVYAMIGFEWTVTKFFWNLFFIYFTLLYFTFYGMMTIAVTPNQNVAQIVSTFCSSMWNLFSGFIVPRPRMPIWWRWYYWASPVSWTLYGLLASQFGDLQNKISDTDETVEQFLRRYFGFKHDFLGVVAVMTLAYAVVFAFIFAFAIKVFNFQKR